The following nucleotide sequence is from Hevea brasiliensis isolate MT/VB/25A 57/8 chromosome 7, ASM3005281v1, whole genome shotgun sequence.
tttctctttcatttCACTTCCATAACTATCCAAACAAACAAAAGCCAAAGCTTAACACTATGTTTGGATAGAGGAAAAAtaagagaggaaagaaaatttgagagtaaaataattttattttccaaCATTTTATGTTTGGATAGAGAAAAaataagagaagaaaaaaaatttgaaaaaaaataaattattttgtccaCTTCTATTTTCTCTCCAAAATAAAGAGAAAGTAAGAGAAAAAATatctaaaattataaatatacccttatattatataaatttttattttttaatttatgaataaaattataattttattatttataaaataacttTTTCTCTTATATGTCCAAACATAAGAGAAAAAACATTTTTCCCTCATCAttattaacttttttattttcctCCCGTTGTTTCCCTTCCTCCTCCGATCCAAAAACAATGTAAGTGTATCACTTAGTACACTTCATGGCTATGAATATGTAACAGCCGTACATTAACCTATAATATATACGTGATGAATTGTCGTTTCATGGGCAATTCAACTTAAAACGACAAATTTATTACACATTTGGAAAGCATGGCCATGCTTGCCAAGTAGGTGACGTCGCTTTTCAAAATAAAAGAAGTCATTTTCAAGCTTTCCTTCTGTTTGTAATTCTTAACGACTTCGTCAGAGAAGTCATTGTCAAATTTCCCTTATCTTTTTTACATAGTCACGGAGAAAAAAGCATTTCTGGTTTTACGTGAATTGCTTTTTCAACTACCACTATTAAATTAATAGCATTAGTGCTATAAATGATGATAATCATGTTCACCAATCCACCCCATAATCGTCACTCTTTAATCAATTTTCACGTCACCCGTACTTTTCTACTGGTTTCATCCCTTTCTTTTGATTTTCATTAAAGACCTACTATGCTTTGAAATCAGTAATAGACAAGAGAGACCAATTCTTGTTTCTTGGAATAAATACAGGTGTGCTCTTTTGGTCTTTGCAGAGATATTCTCCTGTGGGTTCCTTTGAGGGGTCTGGTTCTATGGACCTCAACTGCTTCTGGGTTGTCTTCATCCTGTTCTCTGGCCTATGGATTCTTGGTTTCTGTGAAGACCAAGATGGTATGCCTTGCTCCTCGTAACTGTTCATgggcttttttttttcattaagtaGTTGTTTTAACGTGTGTCTATAAATTACAGGTTTCTTGAGTTTATCTTGCGGTGGAACTACAAATTATACTGATTCATCCAACATTCGATGGGTTTTGGATAGTGCTTATATAAGCACAGGCAACACAACCACCATTGATTACATTGAGGGTACCTCTTCATCTAATGTCCCTATCCGCTTTTTCCCTCGTACTGATCAGGGTCGCAAGTGTTATAAGCTGCCAGTGAAGAATATGTCTTCTGTGGTGCTTGTTAGAGCTCAATTTGTGTACAAGGACTATGACAAACTTGGAAAACCCCCTGCTTTCTCTGTTTCTCTTGGCACAGCCATTACTAGTACTGTAAATCTCACCATCAGTGATccatggaatgaagaatttgtatGGCCAGCTAGTAAGGATACACTATCTTTCTGTTTACATGCCATTCCTGATGGTGGATCTCCGGTGATTTCATCGATTGAAGTCCGGCCACTTCCTCAAGGGGCTTACCAGAGTGGAATGGGAGATTTTCCTAATAAGTCACTTAGAAAGTCTTATCGTATCAATAGTGGCTACACTAATGGTTCCTTGAGGTACGAACCTGTAATTCTGTCTTCTTTCCTATAGGTTTTGGTGATTTGTGTAAGCCTTTTTTGATTGGATTGGACTAAAACAGGTACCCTTTGGATCCATATGATCGTATCTGGGATGCCGATGAGAACTATACACCCTTTCATGTGTCGATTGGATTCAATAAGCTACTTAGCTTCAACTTGTCTAGTCTTAGTGAGAATCCTCCTCTTGCTGTTCTTCAAACTGCGAGAGTTCTGGCACGAAGAAAAGTCTTAACTTACAATCTTGCTCTTGATACACTAGGGGACTACTACATTGTCCTTTACTTTGCTGGGATTCTTCCTGTGTCCCCATCTTTTGATATCTTCATTAATGGGGATATTGCTCAATCTAATTATACAGTGACAATGTCAGAGGCTAGTGCTCTGTACTTAACTAGAAAAGGAATCAAAAGCTTGAATATTACACTGAAAAGTATCAGTTTCTATCCACAAATCAATGCTATCGAGGTGTATGAGGTTGTGGACATTCCATCGGAAGCTTCCTCAACTACAGGTGCCAGTTCTTTGTTTTGATAAGTTCATTTTCAGTTGCTAGAATTGGCTCCATTTTGCTCACGGTTGTTATATTTTCTTGCAGTGTCAGCACTTCAGGTTATTCAGCAGTCTACTGGCTTAGATCTGGGATGGGAAGATGATCCATGCTCTCCAAAATCATGGGACCATATTGGATGTGAAGGAAGCCTAGTCACATCATTGTGTGTTCATATTAAATCATTTTACTTTCTTGTTCTATTCTTCACCCAATTGAGATTTATTGATATTTGACTCCTGTCTTGTtccttttccttaatttttttcattAGGGAGCTTTCAGATATCAATTTAAGGTCAATTAGTCCAACATTTGGTGATTTGTTGGACCTCAAAACACTGTAAAGTCTGATCTGCAATGCTGTTTTGATGTTTATTTCACTTCCTTTCAAACTCCATTTCTCATCCCATGGCATTGTGCTTCAGGGATTTGCATAATACTTCACTTGCTGGAGAGATACAGAACTTGGGAAGCCTCCAAGATCTTGAGAAGCTGTAATGCATAACTTAATTGCAGTAATAGAAGAATCCAACCATGTTCTGTTTCTTGAGAAAGTAATACATTTGTTAATGATATGATTTTTTCAGGAACCTGAGTTTTAATAATCTAACATCCTTTGGAACTGAATTGGACAATTTGGTTAGCCTTCAGATTTTGTGAGTTGTAAAATTTTCCATTTGTTTGAGTGAAATCCAATGTGTCTTTTACATCCTTGTTAGGATCTTACAACTGCACATACAAATCGTGATACTAATgttgcattttaatttttcaatgtgAAGGGACCTGCAAAATAATAGCTTACAGGGAACAGTTCCTGATGGCCTGGGAAAGTTGGAGGACCTTCATCTACTGTAAGTGAATTTATGAATATCAAACTTTCTGGAAACTAATAGATATTTTGTTTCTAGCTGTGTTACACATTACTCACTAGGTATTTGTTTAACCAGATAAGAATTTTTCTTTCATTCTTCAGGAACCTGGAAAACAACAAACTGCAAGGCAGTCTACCACAGTCTTTGAATAAAGAAAGTTTGGAAGTCAGGTATGGAATTGAAATTctttgctcttttttttttttaattttatatgctTTGCATTTTTAGAATGCTGATGCATCAACCTTTTTCAGGACGACAGGGAATCCATGTCTTTCATTCTCCACAATGTCTTGCAATGATGTTTCATCTAATCCTTCAATTGAGACTCCGCAAGTTACAATCTTTACTAAGAAAAAGCCCAACAAAAGTAGTCATATGGCCATTATACTCGGTGCAGCAGTGGGAACCATATTTGTTCTTCTTGTCATTTCTCTTTCACTATTCCTGTACACAAAGAAACAAAGCAGTGGATGCGCATGCACGGACAGTAAGCAGAAGTTGCACTATTATATTTCGTGGAAGTATGACATGTTCCTGGAAGTATGTCGTATAGTTATTGGGAGATGATTTTGATGTGCAGGGGCTTTAACAGATATGCGAAACTGGAATGCAGCAAGAATCTTTTCCTACAAAGAAATCAAAGCTGCTACAAACAACTTTAAGGAGGTTATTGGCCGTGGTAGTTTTGGATCTGTTCACCTTGGAAAGCTTTCTGAAGGGAAACTGGTAGCTGTGAAAGTGCGGTTTGATAGGACTCAACTTGGGGCTGATTCTTTTATTAATGAGGTTTGTCATTTGAACTCCTCTACTACTTTATTTGGTGTACTTGCAAGGATGAagaggattctgaactgactatGCCATTGATGGACTCAGTTTAGAATCTTTACAGTCCATCAGACTCTGAATTATCTTCAAGTAAACAGTACAATACACTTTGCCTTTGTTAACTTGTAATGCATACCAAACCAAATCTCTTAAGGAGACCTTTATTTTTATTAGCTGTTTATGCATTGACAAGTTTTTGTCACTCCCTTTTGTTGGTGTTACATGTCTCTGTAAGTGAATTTCTTAAAAAATTGAGGTCTAGATTTGCCTTATTTCCCTTATTTGGATTGCTAGGTGTATCTGTTGTCACAAATTCGTCACCAAAATCTTGTATGTTTGGAAGGATTTTGCTATGAATCAAAGCAGCAAATACTAGTCTACGAGTATCTACCTGGTGGATCATTGTCTGATCACCTTTATGGTATGTTGTGAATCAATAAGAATCCTGCATTTTGAATCCAGTTAAATAGTTTCTGTGCCTGAGAATTTCCCATTTTATCTCCTTTAAGGTCCCAACAGTCAGAAAGTTTCTTTAAGTTGGGTTCGTAGGCTGAAAATTGCTGTTGATGCTGCTAAAGGTATGTTTGTGTACTTGTATCCTTCAAGTTAAAACATAGAAATATACGAGAGAAACGTGATTTGTTTTTGTTGTAAGAAGAGATTCATTTCTGTCATTTCCAGATAGTATGATAGATATTAGCCTTCTAGCATTTCCAATCATAGATTTCAGTCAATACTAAAAGATGAAGTGTGACATGAGTTTCATTGCCATTGAAGGATTGGACTATTTGCATAATGGGAGTGAACCACGAATCATACACCGTGACGTGAAGTGCAGCAATATTTTGCTGGACAAAGACATGAATGCCAAGGTATGTGACTTTGGCCTTTCTAAACAAGTGTTGCAGGCAGATGCAAGTCATGTGACTACTGTTGTCAAGGGCACTGCAGGCTATCTTGACCCTGAGTAAGTTTCCGGTTATCTTATCCTCTACTGATTCTTGACAAATGAAAACTCATTAAGATTCATATTTTGTTCAGATACTATTCTACGCAACAGCTTACAGAGAAAAGTGATGTCTACGGCTTTGGTGTTGTTCTTCTGGAGCTTATCTGCGGGCGAGAACCATTGCGTCACTCAGGAACTCCAGATTCTTTCAATTTGGTTTTATGGGTAAACTAAAGTTCATTCCTTCATATCTACTTTTGTTTTGCTTCTATTTTCTACATAGCTTCATAAAAAGTACAAATTGTTTTGTGCTGTGATGGCCAAATACAGGCCAAACCCCACTTGCAGGCAGGTGCATTTGAGATAGTGGATGATAGCTTAAAGGGAACATTTGATGTGGAAAGCATGAGAAAGGCAGCCACAGTTGCAGTAAGGTCAGTAGAGAGGGATGCCTCACAGAGGCCTAATATTGCAGAGGTATTCGCAGAGCTGAAAGAAGCCTACAATATTCAGCTCTCATATCTTGCAGCTCGCGACATGTAAATAGCTTTCCAGATCAATACAAATGAGAAAGATTTGTAGTCCTTGTCAAAGTTTGTGCTTTTTTGAAGTAATTTGAAGGAAAGAGCTTTTATGGATGATTCAAGTAAGTTATTTAGCAGAAGGCTATCTCGGAGTATCTATACATGTACCTTTCTCTATTCAGTCAAtggaaagaaagaaaatttttgttTCATGCAAAACACTTGCCAAGATAGTGCTCTTCAGAGACTACTCATTTTAAGTTTTAACCTCCCAAGCTACCGTGGTGGTGGTTGCTAGCCTTATGGTTTCAGGAACAGAGAACCAGATTACCAGAAAGTTGCTGATACACAGAAAAATCTGCAACTGGTGATAGCTGCAGCTGCTCCAATGGACACTAAAGACTGCTTGTTATGCACACATTTGCTACATTTGCCCTGGTGTAATTGGAAACTTTAGGTTATGCCAAGGACGTGATTGCCTCAATATAGACTATATAATTGAATGCAACATTTTGAAGCATCCACATAGATTTTATTGACTAGAAAATGATGCCCAAATAAGGAAAAAACAAGAAAGAGTTAAATTTTAGGTGAGACTATAAATGAGTGGGTGCCAGGGTTCATATCTCACAGTCCACTCCCTTAATACTAAAAAGAGGGAAAAAAAAGTGAAACAAGAATGTGTTAAATTGCCTCAGAAATGACCTACTGGCAGACATAACACAGGCATTCTATTGATGCTTCTGATATCATTTTGAGGCAAATGCAGAAGGACACCATTATCACATGCAACCCAACTCAAGCCATAATTGTTCTTGCTACAATAAATCatctttaatatgaaatgaagtaGCCATTCACAATGATAAGAATATCCAACTCAACAGAGACTGCACACTATACTTTGCTAGAGTTGATACATTAAATAAATACAAATCATTCTTCCTGAAGAAAAAATACGAAGGCAACTTTACATCTAACATGCAAAGAAAAAGTAAAGAATAGACAACTATGAGATGATTTTCGACAAACATTGCAAAACCACCCAGGATACAATTGGCTGTAGTACGGTTACACATATAAATTTGATAGCTTCTTACTCTTTTTCAAATTTCTGAGTATTGAGTTAACCAACAAATTACTAGGTTGAGTAGCAACGTTGCATGTAAAGGAATAATGCCGTCAAAACAGCCACAGCATAGGGAAATATGGTCCAAATGCCCTGTATAATTTTACAAATTAGAAATCAGTATTTATAAAAATAGGACATGATGCAAAGGAACTTTGTTTACCACTACTGTGGCTACAGTGGCCATGGCAACCAATGGACGTTCCCTCAGTAGAAATCCAATTCCTAGCTGAGCTTGACAAACAAGAAAACGGCCAGCATTAGCAATCCAACTGGCTGCAGTTAGAAGCCTATTGGAATCATAACTGAAATAGACAAAAGGGAAGCTAGACCATGAGTAGATAAATCTTTTAAAAGAATATATTCCAACCATTTGATTAGCTAGGTTAGAAACTCATCAAACCATTGAAATCTAGTCATCTTAAGTGCAATAATTAAGTATTAGAAAATAGTTCAAATCAAATGAAcgtaataaacttaagacatcttTATGCAAATAAAGAAAATGATTTTAGGAATTATCCCTATATAAGTACTAATCTTTATCATTTAGGGTTTTCTTTTAAGCATTGATATTCAGGATTTCATTTCAAGTTTTTCATTTAAGAATAACAGATATTTGAAGTACTTTATATGCCAATTTGCAAGTATAGCCTGAACTTCAAAAAGAGCAAATTGTAGCCCAATCTGTAATTATTACTTGCAAATGTGGCCAAACATGGTCACCTCTCAGTAGCCTTCTGGCCATAGTTGCGACTCATGACTATGAATCAAGTAACAATTGGCTATTTTTGTAGTTCAGGCAATAATTGTAAATTGATATATAGTTTTGGACCTTTTGGGACACTATTATCAGTATTTTAGGATTTCTTTTCGTTCTTATTACCTTTCTGATTCTTATTCTCAGTATTCTTTTCATTCTTATTTCTATTCATGAATGTCATAATTATGGTTTTTTAAAAATGGCTGTTATATTATGTAACAGCTGTTATTTACAGAAAAATGGCCCACCGTAATCATTAAGTCCTTTAAATAAGGGAAGTCTAGAAAATAGGGTGTCGCAGCTATAACGACTATTAAGTAACAGTAATTGCCATTACCAACCGTTACTTAACAGCCGTTATTCTAGAGAAGCAACATCTTTTGGCTCTTTCTTACATTGTTATACATGGGGCAACAGCTAGAACGGGACATTACCACATTGGAACCGGAGGTTATTCATGATTCATAGACGATAAAAGAGAGTTCAGACATTGGCTCTCCCATTATCAATTTGGCATTGAGATGATGCTTATCAAGCAAGCTACTATTTTTTGTCTTCTTTATCTAAGATAACACATCGCATATGATACATCTTGTATGTGCATGCTGACTGTGTTTGGTGCTTCAAATAGAGTAatctatttgaaatttgaaggttCCTTGGGAAAAAATAAGGCAATTAAAGACCATATAATATATAGAAGCATGATATGATTTTATACACATAGAAACAACATGTTTTCTTATGAAACTAGACAGACCTGTAGTGGAAGGGTGATCAAGCCACCACAACAAACTCCAGCAAAGAAAAGCCCTGGAGATATACCCTGCATTCAAATAACAGATCACAATGGCCGAGAATTCAATGCTATAACCAATCAATAAACATATGTTATATGTAGACCTGGCAAAGGGCCAGTTCAGAACCTGAACCAGACCAGTTCAATCTGGAATCGGACCCATTCAAACTGGAACTAGACCGGTTCAATCCGAAATTGAAACCAATCAAAATCGGATTGACCAAAACTGGCTTTGAATCAGACCAAAACCAGCTGGTTCATTTCAAACCAAaaccagaatttttttttttttttgaaaaaaatttcaaCCACTGGATTGGATCAAGACCAAAATCAGAACCAGATAATCTTGCGACCTGGTTCTGATCCCCTGGAATCAGAACCGGCATGGACTAGCCTGGTGGCCAGGTCTAACATTATTTCATAGCAATGTCCATTCTAGACGAGATAATTATGTTGCAGGTTGAATCATAATGATCATGAGAcaatatttttattacaaattCAGATTTGTAGAAAATATATTTCAACAGTTCAATTCCTTTGAGAGGATTTATTTATATACAAAAACTAGATTCAATATCAAGCACGTCATTAGGTAGGATTATATAAATCCTATGACCTAAGGAAATGGTTGCAACATAAGATGTTCCTGAGAAAAATGAATCACATGTAAATGTGGCACGTCTAAATCTAGTAGTGGTAATTCACTCACTATAGCATCCAAAGAGTATCTAAAGAAGCCTCTAGTGTACTAAGAATTCCTTTCCTTTTCCCTTCATTTGACATGCAGTTTCTAGGAAAGAATTGAAGCAAGTCAGTGCTCTTCATGGAAGACACATATAGGGTCAGGTCACATTCAAGATCACACATCACATGCTTTGAAGTTCCAAGAAAACATAGTGTTAAACAAAAACCAAGTGGCTTTAAATTTGGCTGTCATCATGCCTGCTCATAGATCCACTAAGCAGTGCTCTAATGAAGCAAACGCCAAAATCACAAGCTCAGCCATATTAAAAGAACAGAGAAAACCATAGACAAAATAGATAATAAAATGGGAAAAATCAATAAAACGCACAAAATTGTTAAAACTCCGTAGCAACTCAAGCATCAGGAATGTTATTAATTTAATAGTGGTAACAGAATAAAGCACAATTCCCAAGACTTGCAGTCTATATACAAATGATGACCACTAACCAGAGTCCCTGCTAGGAAAGATGTAGGATTTCTTACTCCAAGTGAAAACCGCTCCACTGCATAGGACAATACACACAAGGAtaagaaaatcaaatataaagtatagaTGGCATAATCATGCATACACAATGAGATTGGTAAAACATTCAAATGTGTTTCCGATCATCAAAAGCAATCAACCAATTCACATCTCACTAGTGAATAACCAAAGGTAAAAAGTAAAGTTGTACCACCGTGTTAAGCTCTTAAATAAAAAGCAAGGTTATTAGAACTGGCCTGGTCATTAAATCGGTGATGACAGAGAGTCAAGGGCTTAAGATTCAATCGAGGTTAAACCAAGGTTTAACCAGTatgcaattaaataaatattaattatatatcataAGATCAGTAATCTTTTGAAAAACAATAATAATGCATTGTCTCAATCATtaatttgatgtattttataaataattatggaataaagttaattatatttaaaaatgtaatttattaaaatactttaaaaattttaatttaaattttagatttaaataataatatttttataataaaaaatacttaaaataaaatcatttaaatcaataaaaataaaaatttgatatataaaatataaaataatttaataatttaaattaatatattaataaaaaattattgacATAATTAATCATTCATGTCACAATCtaaaagtatatatataatttttttttataaaattatttaatgtaaATACCTATTACAATAAATGATCAGTTGGCTAGCATGCATTAAAGTCTCATGTAGACCAGTGTTTGAAACCCACTGTCtgcaactctatgtcttatttttAAAGTAAGTAAATCAACCTGTTTGAATCTGACTGGGTCAACCGGTTCACTAGTTACCTGACCGGTTCATACGGGTTGATTCCGGTTTACACAAAAGAGGTTTTCTACCTTGAACCGAACCAGCAACCGGTCCGGCCCCCCATTAAGCCGGTCTGGTCCAATTCTGACAACTGAGATAAAAAGCATCCCAGATGATATCGGATGATCAAAGTTAAAAGAGAGGAAATAAAAAACAAACCCTAAAAAATGTTCTAGATTTAAGAACATGGATTGTATTGCAGGAAAGAAACAAGAAATAGATAAGAAATATTGTCTTGAGGTTGACACTACAATGACCAAGCACATGATGGAAGGGCAAGCACCCTGGGCTAGAGCAAAGACAGTCTGAAAAGTCCTGGGGCTATAAAATAACAGCCATCATAGAAGAAATCCATGTGGTAGCACCCAAGATAATTGCAAGAATTTCAACAATTCAGTCCTAGACTCTCTACTTTATGAGAGCCTTGTGAAGCAGTGAGGGGCCATCTAGCATACAGAGCCTTGCCCCTATTATTTGCAGAGAAGCCATTTCTACAACTTGAACCTATGAGCTTATGATCACAGACAAGCAACCTCACCATTGCAACAAGGCTTACCCTCCAACCAACTTCCACTGCATTGTAAAAGTTT
It contains:
- the LOC110663219 gene encoding probable LRR receptor-like serine/threonine-protein kinase At5g48740 isoform X2, which encodes MDLNCFWVVFILFSGLWILGFCEDQDGFLSLSCGGTTNYTDSSNIRWVLDSAYISTGNTTTIDYIEGTSSSNVPIRFFPRTDQGRKCYKLPVKNMSSVVLVRAQFVYKDYDKLGKPPAFSVSLGTAITSTVNLTISDPWNEEFVWPASKDTLSFCLHAIPDGGSPVISSIEVRPLPQGAYQSGMGDFPNKSLRKSYRINSGYTNGSLRYPLDPYDRIWDADENYTPFHVSIGFNKLLSFNLSSLSENPPLAVLQTARVLARRKVLTYNLALDTLGDYYIVLYFAGILPVSPSFDIFINGDIAQSNYTVTMSEASALYLTRKGIKSLNITLKSISFYPQINAIEVYEVVDIPSEASSTTVSALQVIQQSTGLDLGWEDDPCSPKSWDHIGCEGSLVTSLDLQNNSLQGTVPDGLGKLEDLHLLNLENNKLQGSLPQSLNKESLEVRTTGNPCLSFSTMSCNDVSSNPSIETPQVTIFTKKKPNKSSHMAIILGAAVGTIFVLLVISLSLFLYTKKQSSGCACTDRALTDMRNWNAARIFSYKEIKAATNNFKEVIGRGSFGSVHLGKLSEGKLVAVKVRFDRTQLGADSFINEVYLLSQIRHQNLVCLEGFCYESKQQILVYEYLPGGSLSDHLYGPNSQKVSLSWVRRLKIAVDAAKGLDYLHNGSEPRIIHRDVKCSNILLDKDMNAKVCDFGLSKQVLQADASHVTTVVKGTAGYLDPEYYSTQQLTEKSDVYGFGVVLLELICGREPLRHSGTPDSFNLVLWAKPHLQAGAFEIVDDSLKGTFDVESMRKAATVAVRSVERDASQRPNIAEVFAELKEAYNIQLSYLAARDM
- the LOC110663219 gene encoding probable LRR receptor-like serine/threonine-protein kinase At5g48740 isoform X1; translation: MDLNCFWVVFILFSGLWILGFCEDQDGFLSLSCGGTTNYTDSSNIRWVLDSAYISTGNTTTIDYIEGTSSSNVPIRFFPRTDQGRKCYKLPVKNMSSVVLVRAQFVYKDYDKLGKPPAFSVSLGTAITSTVNLTISDPWNEEFVWPASKDTLSFCLHAIPDGGSPVISSIEVRPLPQGAYQSGMGDFPNKSLRKSYRINSGYTNGSLRYPLDPYDRIWDADENYTPFHVSIGFNKLLSFNLSSLSENPPLAVLQTARVLARRKVLTYNLALDTLGDYYIVLYFAGILPVSPSFDIFINGDIAQSNYTVTMSEASALYLTRKGIKSLNITLKSISFYPQINAIEVYEVVDIPSEASSTTVSALQVIQQSTGLDLGWEDDPCSPKSWDHIGCEGSLVTSLELSDINLRSISPTFGDLLDLKTLDLHNTSLAGEIQNLGSLQDLEKLNLSFNNLTSFGTELDNLVSLQILDLQNNSLQGTVPDGLGKLEDLHLLNLENNKLQGSLPQSLNKESLEVRTTGNPCLSFSTMSCNDVSSNPSIETPQVTIFTKKKPNKSSHMAIILGAAVGTIFVLLVISLSLFLYTKKQSSGCACTDRALTDMRNWNAARIFSYKEIKAATNNFKEVIGRGSFGSVHLGKLSEGKLVAVKVRFDRTQLGADSFINEVYLLSQIRHQNLVCLEGFCYESKQQILVYEYLPGGSLSDHLYGPNSQKVSLSWVRRLKIAVDAAKGLDYLHNGSEPRIIHRDVKCSNILLDKDMNAKVCDFGLSKQVLQADASHVTTVVKGTAGYLDPEYYSTQQLTEKSDVYGFGVVLLELICGREPLRHSGTPDSFNLVLWAKPHLQAGAFEIVDDSLKGTFDVESMRKAATVAVRSVERDASQRPNIAEVFAELKEAYNIQLSYLAARDM